The sequence below is a genomic window from Brettanomyces bruxellensis chromosome 9, complete sequence.
TTACCCATGACAACAGCAGGTGTATTGATACTAGCCATTGTTGTTACTGAATGTAATTTCCAACTttaaataaacaaaaaaaattaaaatcaCAAAGGTGGCCTTATGCCCAATTGAATTTAGGCAGTATCCTGTTGATGTGGATATATATCCTTTAGTGAATGCCTTAACTCCAATCAATTGAACAGCTAATTTGGATGTTACGTTTCTTTCGCTGTCCGTAGATGCCTGCGTTTTTTCCCGTTTTCTTCCCTATTAGAATGAACTAAAAAAATCCAGAAAGTATGACATACATCTGTACACCTAAATTCAAACAGCAACTAATAGACGCGCCAATCGACGAAGTTGgacttttatttttgaacaTTGTCATGCTCGCCCGTCTTTTTTCCGGCGCTTGCTTGTTCGGAATTgcgtgaaaaaaaaaactggtTACGGAACAACTTTTAGAGCGTCGGACTTAGTATGTGAACGGTAACTAAGATCTGGATGTCACGAAGTTAAAAGAAATCCGCATATGCGTATTTATCTCTTCAATTAATAAGCCGCTCATTACtggccaaaaaaaatccgCTAATAGCTAATATTTACTTGCACATTAACCTGCCTGTCTATTTTTAATCTATACATACTCTAATGTAAATGGTCGAATACGCACCGATCGAAATTAAAAGGGCGGTGTTTGAAGGAGAACCGGAGCCCGTACCATTCctagaaagcaaaaaaaaaatcaaatataatattattCAGCTGTTAGGGAAAATGTGAGTCAACAAATTGCTACTTTGCGGAAATTGGTAAGCAAATGCATAAAAGTATGGaaccgaaaaaaaaaaaaaatgaaataatgtAGTTCAATAGGAGGCAGATAGAGTAGGAAAAGTTCTTAAGCCAAGCGGAAGATTAGTAAAGCAAGTGAAACCCGTAATACTTCAGAATTgtggagagaaagaaaaatggaagaaaagttTTGTACAGAGCGATACATGTGAATAGATGACTCTGAACCCCGCTTATTGTTTCTCCTCATCAGGCAAAAAACGGGACCGGGGAAATTCTGTTCACAATTTGGATCAATCTTTTATTGGCGCACCACATTAGTTCATTTGAGGGAGgtgcatatatatatatataagtTGGGAGGCattccatatttatttggtATTCGTGGCCAATTTAACTTCAATCTGCCatgaactttttttttctttcttcttcttttttcactgttACCTCgaataatttcttttcccatCTATATTCTTAGTTCTTAATCGTCGCTTGCTTGTTATCGTTTCGATTGGAGCAAATTAATATAATCTAGTGATATCAACACCatgtcatcatcattagCTCAACTTAAAGCCGCTGGTACCGTTGTCGTTGCAGACACCGGAGATTTCGAGTCAATTGCCAAGTATCAGCCACAGGACTCGACCACAAATCCATCATTGATCCTTGCCGCCACCAAGCAGCCGAAATACGCAAAATTGATCGATATTGCCGTTGACTATGCTAAAAAGAACGCTACGGGACCACAGGAGCAAGCTTCAGTTGCTCTTGATAGATTGTTGGTGGAGTTTGGTACCAAGATTTTGAGCATTGTTCCTGGAAGAGTGTCTACTGAGGTGGATGCCAGACTCTCATTCAACAAGGAGGCCACTataaagaaagcattgTTGATCATAAAGCTTTACGAAGCACAGGGCATTGACAAAGAGAGGGTTTTGATCAAGATTGCTTCTACCTGGGAAGGAATTCAGGCCGCAAAGGAATTGGAAGCAAAGCATCATGTGCATTGCAACTTAACATTGCTATTCTCACAGGTTCAAGCCATTGCCTGTGCTGAAGCAGGTGTCACATTGATCTCTCCATTCGTGGGAAGAATTTTGGACTGGTATAAGGCCAAAACTGGAAAGACTTATGATTCCACAACTGATCCAGGTGTCAGTTCCGTGAAAAGTATTTTCAACTATTACAAGAAATTCGGTTACAAGACCATTGTTATGGGTGCCTCATTCAGAAATGTTGGTGAGATAGAAGCACTGGCTGGAGTGGACTACTTGACCATTTCTCCTAAACTTTTGGAACAACTCTCTAATTCCACAAGTGGTGTTCCAAAGCAGTTGGATGCCGAAAAGGCTCAGGCTTTggatttgaagaaggaaacGCTTATCAATGATGAAGCTAAATTCAGATTCTTGCTCAACGAGGATGCAATGGCCACTGAAAAATTGTCGGAAGGTATCAGAAAGTTTTCAGCTGACTGTGTTACTTTGTACAACCAATTGCTCGAAAAGGTTTCCGCATGAATggttgaaatatatttttgtaatttATAACTGAAAGATCTTTTATGTCTGTGATGCTTGTGTTATACTTGTCGTATTCGTGTATAATAGGTTGCATGCTGATTATGAAAGGGAGGGTGGGGGTAaactatttttatttttttcacccttACCtcgaaagaagaataaataaatagcaGAACACTAGTTCTGAAAatctacttttttttttcctgcctCGCTTAATCAATAGAAGTCTCGCATTTCTTATCGTTACCTCCCACTGTAAAAAGCACTCTCGAACCGTTGCATGTTTACCTCTGCTAAGaaattatctttttttttgttcattttcatcGATTAAAGAAAGCtgtctttattttacttgTCATCTGACAGTTTGCCTTTTCTAGCTACTTTCATTTTACTGTCTAAATCACTGCAAACATATGTCGACGCAAGTGAATTCAACAATTCCTGCTGGTGGAGACAGAGTCTTCATCAATGCAGGAACACCAGTTGATAATTATACATTGAACGAGATATTTAAAGATTTGCAAtcgaaagatgaaataggGAGAGAAAAAGCTGCCGAGAACTTGAAGGAGCATCTAGTCACAATTTCGAGGGATATATCATCAACGGACCAGCTTTCTGTTTACAACAATTTCATAAACAAGAGGATCTTCAATCTCATAAATAGTTCTGATACAAATGCTCAGCTTGGTGGCACACAGGCAATAAATGCAATGGTGGATCTTATTACAAATGCCACCGGAAATCCGGCGCTACCACAGTTAGCCCTAAGTACAACTGCCGAGCAGAATTCAAATATGATCACTAGATATGCCAGTTACTTGAGAAGGCTCTTATCATCGAAAAACATGACTGTTATGAAAGCAGCAATATCAACATTGGGTAACCTGGCCATTCCTGGAAGTTCCCTTACTGGTGATTTTGTCGAATTCGAGACTAAAAAATCTTTAGAGTGGTTTGTGTCCGAAAAGGTTGAAGGTAAACGACATGCTGCCGTTCTTATACTTAGTTCGTTGGCTTTCAATGCTCCTACACTGTTATACCCCTACATCAGAGATGTGCTTGGCAATATTTGGATTGGCCTAAGAGATCCATTAGCAGCAATGAGAGAGGATACTGCATTATGCCTTCGTAATTGTCTTACTATAGTTTACGAGAGAGACGCCGAACTTAGAAATTACTGGTTTACCAAACTATATGGAGAGGCATTAAGTGTTTTTAAGAGTATTTCTGCTTCTACGAACAACAATTTAAATGGTTCAGCTGATGCTTTTTCCATGGCACCTCGATTATCTTTAAATGCTTCGAGTAGTCCTCCTGAATTTATTCATGGTTCTCTTTTATGCTACAGGGAATTGATACTTCAGGGAACATCAgtgctttcttcaaagataGATGAGATATATGAGACAGTAATGAGTGTTAAAGATAATCGTTCTCTTAATGTTCGAAAGGAATTCGCAAATATTATGCCTAAATTGGCCCACTATGATAGGATACGGTTTGTTGACAAGTATATGCATCGGGTGCTGTTGTATTACATATCGCAGTTGAAAGTTGGCAAGGATAGATCCTTTATATTGGTGAGTATTGGTGATATTGCCATTGAGGCCAAAAACAATATTGTCAATTACCTAGATGGTATCGTGCTTGAAAGCGTGCGGGACGGACTTTCAACAAAGACGTCAAAATCCAAACACCAAATAACGACAGCAtgtttttattgtattgCGAAGCTTGCTATTGCATTAGGCCCACCGTTGACTAAGTTTGTCAATGGTTATCATCTTTTGACTCTAATATTAAACTCACCCTTAAGTGACAGCATGCTGAGCGTGCTAAAGATATTTATAGAGTATCTTCCTTCCTTGGAACCAATCATCAATGCCAAACTCATAAGCAAGATCAGCTTTACCCTATGTGGATATAACTTTGAGCATCCCGGTTGTCCTGGATTTAAACCATTGATGGATCCTCGGAAAGCATACAATTATCGCAGACATATGATCTCTAAGGAGGGTGGCTCATTGCTAAGGACCAATTCATTGGATAAATCTTTAGCAGAGCTTGCATCATTACCAAAAACCGGAATTTATGATGATTCGGACATTGTGGTAATTCTTCAAGCGCTTAAAGCTTTAAGGttcttcaactttaaaAGTTACAACCTGACCGATTTTGTGCGCCATGTGGTTACATATTATATTAGTCATGATAATCCTGAGATTCGCTTGAAGTCTTCGTTAACTTCCTCTGAAATATACATGCGCAGCAATATCTGCCTTGAAAGTTCTTCAATCTCTTTAGCGGCAGTCCATGATGTCTTGAGTAGGCTTTTGACAATTTGCATCACAGACCCTGTTGCAGATGTTCGTCTTTCTGTTCTTCAAAGTTTAGGGGGTAAGTTTGATCCACAATTGTCACAAGAGCAAAGCGTGCGTTTACTTTTCATGGCAATGAACGATGAGAAATTTGAGATTCGGAAGGCAGCATTCAAACTTGTGAGTAGGTTAACATTTGTCAACCCTGCGTATGTTGTTCCTCCGTTAAGAAAAACGCTAATTCAACTTTTGACGACACTCAACTATTCTGGTCAAAGcataaaaagaaaggagGAGACCGCAATTCTTATATCTATTTTGGTCTCTAGTACTGGCGAACTCACCAAGCCATatttgaatcaaattaTGGAAGCCTTGATACCTAGGGCGAAGGATACAAGTTCATCTGTCGCATCGGCATCAATCGCTGCTATTGGTGAAATGTCGAAGGTTGGTGGAACGGAAATGATACAATTCACGCAAAAGCTTATACCTATATTGCTGGACACTTTTCGAGACCAGAGTTTGGGATACAAGAGAGATGTGGCATTGAAGACATTGGGCCAGTTTGCTGGTGCTTCCGGTTATGTCATCAAACCCTTGATAGATTATCCACAACTTCTTGGCTTACTTGTGAATATTCTCAAATCTGATTCCTCAATTTCTACACGGAGGGAAACCGTCAAATTGATAGGAATCTTAGGTGCATTAGATCCTTATAAATATAGAGAAGTTGAAAGAGATGGGCAGGATTCTCAAACGTTAGCAGAGCAGAATGCTCCATCCATTGAT
It includes:
- the TAL1 gene encoding sedoheptulose-7-phosphate:D-glyceraldehyde-3- phosphate transaldolase, translated to MSSSLAQLKAAGTVVVADTGDFESIAKYQPQDSTTNPSLILAATKQPKYAKLIDIAVDYAKKNATGPQEQASVALDRLLVEFGTKILSIVPGRVSTEVDARLSFNKEATIKKALLIIKLYEAQGIDKERVLIKIASTWEGIQAAKELEAKHHVHCNLTLLFSQVQAIACAEAGVTLISPFVGRILDWYKAKTGKTYDSTTDPGVSSVKSIFNYYKKFGYKTIVMGASFRNVGEIEALAGVDYLTISPKLLEQLSNSTSGVPKQLDAEKAQALDLKKETLINDEAKFRFLLNEDAMATEKLSEGIRKFSADCVTLYNQLLEKVSA